Below is a window of Clavibacter michiganensis subsp. tessellarius DNA.
CTCCGTCCACCCTCAGCGGGCCGCGTCGACCTCCCGCAGCCAGCTCCCGCTCGTGCCGACGTGACGGAACCCCAGCGCCTCGTTCACGGCGAGCATCGGCCGGTTCTCGTCCGCGTTCCAGGTGACGACGCGGTCGGCCTCGGGCGCCTCGCGCGCCAGGAGCCGCAGGTTCTCGACCTTGAGGAGCATGCCCAGGCGGTGGCCGCGGTGCTCGGCGAGCACGAGCGTGTCCTGCTGGTAGGTGTACGCGTGGCCGTCGGATCGGCGGCCGCTGGGGGAGACGGCGATCTCGGTGAAGCCGACGAGGCGGCCGGTCGCGACGTGCTCGACCGCGGTGGTGAGACCCGTGCGGCCGGCGGACGCGCGGCGGGCCTCGGCCTGGCGGATCCGGTCGGCGTCCCAGGCGTCCTCGGCCTGCGGGAGGTCGCCCTGCGGGGTGTCGGTCGACATGCGCGTGTGCAGCACGGCCAGGTCGTCGAGCAGGTGCTCCGGCGTCGCGTCGACCCACGAGACGACGCGGTAGGCGTCCCCGGCGGCGCGGCGCGCGTCGGCGAGGTGCGCCGCGAGCGTCGGGGCGGCGGCGACGGTGTCGAGCGCGCTCGTCCGCGCGGTCTGGCCGAGGCGGTAGCCGGCATCGACGACGAAGCGGGAGGACGGGTCGTCGGCCCCCACCGCGCCGATGCCCGTGGGGGAGGGGATGGGGGTCCCGTTCGCCTCGGCGCGGTGCATCGTGAAGCCCATCAGCGTCCGGCAGCCCTCCTCGAGCGCGATCCGCTCGACGCGCTCGCGCAGGGCCCGCCCGATGCCCTGGCGGCGGTGCTCGGGGAGCACGGAGACGGCCACGTCCGACGTCGTCGGATCGTTGAGCCAGGTCGTGAGGAGGCCGCGGCCGACGATCCGCCCGTCGACCCGGGCGGCGTACAGGCGCTTCCGCACGTGCGCGACGTCGGCGTAGTCGGCGATCAGCTCCTGCGGGAGCCAGACGAACGCGTCGTGTCCGAGGTCGTGCGACTGCGCGCGGTTGACGACGTCGGTGAGGGCCACGAAGTCGTCCCAGCCCGCGGCGCCGGCGGCGGTCGGCGGGCGGACCTCCTCGACGGCGAAGGCGCGGTCGTCGGCGTCGTGCGGCATGGTCGGCTCCCTCGTCGGCGCGCGCGACCGTCCGGGGCCGGCGCTCCACCACGGTAGCGGCGGCACGACGGGCCGGGCCTCACGCGCGCGGCTCCCGGCCAGGCGCCTCCCGTCCGGTAGCGTGATCGAGACCATCACGCGAGGAGGGCGACGGGCGTGCACCTGAAGAGCCTGACCCTCAAGGGGTTCAAGTCGTTCGCGCAGCCGACCACGTTCCAGTTCGAGACGGGCGTGACGTGCGTCGTCGGCCCGAACGGATCCGGCAAGTCGAACGTCGTCGACGCCCTCGCCTGGGTCATGGGCGAGCAGGGCGCGAAGACCCTCCGCGGCGGCAAGATGGAGGACGTCATCTTCGCCGGCACGTCCACGCGCGGGCCGCTCGGCCGCGCGGAGGTCACGCTCACGATCGACAACGCCGACGGCGCGCTCCCCATCGACTACAGCGAGGTGGCGATCCGCCGCACGCTCTTCCGCAACGGCGGCAGCGAGTACGCGATCAACGGCACGTCCTGCCGCCTGCTCGACGTGCAGGAGCTCCTCAGCGACTCCGGCCTGGGCCGCGAGATGCACGTCATCGTCGGCCAGGGTCGGCTGGACAACGTGCTCCGCGCGACCCCCGAGGAGCGACGCGGCTTCATCGAGGAGGCCGCGGGGATCCTCAAGCACCGCCGCCGCAAGGAGCGCACCCTCCGGAAGCTCGAGGGGATGCAGGCGAACCTCACGCGCCTCAACGACCTGGCCGGCGAGATCCGGCGGCAGCTCAAGCCCCTCGGCCGGCAGGCGGAGGTCGCGCGGCAGGCGCAGACGGTCGCGGCCGTCGTGCGCGATGCCCGCGCCCGCCTCGTCGCCGACGAGGTCGTGGGCCTCCGTCGCGCGCTGGCCGAGCACACGCGCACCGAGGAAGAGCGCACGACCGAGCGCATGGTGCTGCAGGAGAAGCTCGACCGGGCCGTCCTCCGCTCCGCGCGCATCGTCGAGGAGCAGGAGGGCGACGAGGTCGACGGCGCCCGCCGCACGGCCTTCGCGCTCGAGCAGGTGCAGGAGCGCCTCCGCAACCTGCTCTCGCTCGCGCAGCAGCGGCTCGCGCTCCTCGGCTCCGCGGACGACGCCCCGGAGGCCGCCGCGGGTACCACGCCGGCGCAGGTGCAGGAGTCGCGCGACGAGGCCGAGCGGCTCGTCGCGCTCATCGCCGAGGCGGAGGCGGGCTGGGCGTCCGCCCGCCAGGCGACCGCCGCGGCCCGGCAGGCGCTCGACGCGCTCGACGAGGAGATCCAGGCGCAGAGCGCGCTCGTCTCCCGGCACGACCTCGAGATCGCGGGGCTCACGGGACGCGCCGAGACCGCGGGATCCCGTCTCGCGGCCGTGCGCGGCGAGGTGCTCCGGCAGCAGAACGCGCTCGACGCGGCGCGCGCCCGGCTCGCCGCGGCGGAGGCCGAGCGGGAGCGCGGCGAGGCGGAGGGCGAGGCCGACGAGCAGGGCGGATCCGAGCTGACCCGCGCCTACGAGGACGCGCAGGCCGACGTCGCCACCGAGGAGTCCGCCATCGAGGCCGTGCGCGAGGAGCTGCACGCGAGGGAGCGCGAGCGCGACGCCCTGGCCGCGCGCGAGCAGGCCCTGGCGAGCGCGCTCGACCAGCGCGACGGATCCAGCGACCTCGTCGCCGCCGGCCTGCCGGGCGTCCGCGGCCTCCTCGCCGAGCACGTGCATGTCCACCCGGGCTTCGAGGCCCCGGTCGCCGCGGCGCTCGGCACGCTCGCCGACGCGGTGCTCGCCGACACGCACGAGGACGCCGTGGCGGCGCTGCGCCGCGCGGTGGACGACGACCTCGGGCGCGTCGAGGTCGTCGTCGCGGGATCCGGCGCCGCGGCGGACGCCCCGGCCGCCGCCGCGGGCGGCCCGGTCCCCGCGTCCTCCGTGGTCGACGCGCCCGACGGCGTCCGGCGGATCCTCGCGGGCGTCGTGATCGTCGACGACCTCGACCAGGCGGTCACCCTCCTCGACGGCCCCGCCGCGCCCGCCACCGCGATCACCCGCGCGGGCGAGGTCGTCCAGGCGCACGTGCTGCGCGGCGGATCCGGCGCCACCCGCTCCAAGCTCGAGCTCGTCGCCGCGCGCGAGGCGTCCGCCGCGACGCTCACGGGCGTGCGCGCCCGCATCGACGACCTGCAGGTGGACCTCGCGGCCGGCCGGGAGCGCCTCCGCGCCGCCCGGGAGCGCGCCGCCACGGCGCTCGGCGGGCTCCGCGAGGCCGACGCGCGCCTCGCCGCGCACGCCGAGCGCCTCAGCCGCTCCCGCGCGCAGGCCGAGTCCGCCGCCGCCGAGCTCGCGCGGGTGCAGCGCGGCCTGGACCTCGCGAGCGCCTCCGTCGACGAGGCCGTCGCCGCGTCCGACGCCGCGCGGCGCGCGCTCGACGAGGCCCGATCCCGGCCCCGTCCCGTGCTCGACGCGAGCGGCCGCGACGCCCTCGTCGCGGAGTGGGAGGCGGCGCGCGAGGCCGAGATCGAGGCGCGCCTGCAGGTCGAGACCGCCCGCGAGCGCGTGCGCGCGGAGCAGGAGCGCACGGTCGCCCTCGAGCGTCGCCTCGCCGCCGAGCGCGCCGCCGCCGAGGAGGCCGCGCGCCGCCAGGTGATCCGCCGCCGCCAGATCGCCCGGGCCGCGTCCGTCGCCGACGCCCTGCCCGCGGTCGTCCGCGCCGCCGACCGCAGCACCGCCGAGGCGCGGCTCGTCCTCGCCCGCGCCGAGGAGTCCCGCGCGGGCCGCAACGCCGAGCTGGCCGCCCTCCGCCGCGAGGAGGCCGAGCTGCGGGAGCGCCTGCACGGGATCACCGAGGACGTGCACGGACTGGAGCTGCAGATCTACGAGAAGCGCCTGCAGGTCTCGCAGCTGCTGGAGCGCGCCGCGAGCGAGCTCGGACTGGGGGAGGAGGTGCTCGTCGCCGAGTACGGTCCCGACGTGCCCGTGCCCGAGGAGGCGCCGCTCCCGCCGCGGCAGCGTCCCCGGAAGGACGCAGCGGCCGACCCGGACGCGGATGCCGATGACGGGGCCGAGGCCGTCGCGGAGCCGGTGGATGCGCCGGCCGAGCGCGCGGAGCCGACCGACCACGGGGACGACGCCGACGCGGATCCCGACGCCGCCGCCGACGACGACACCGACGCCGCCCCGCCCGTCCCCACCCGCCCCTTCGACCGCGAGGAGCAGCGTGCCCGGCTGCAGTCCGCCGAGCGGAAGCTCGCGCAGCTGGGCCGCGTCAACCCGCTCGCGCTCGAGGAGTTCGCCGCGCTCGAGCAGCGGCACCTGTTCCTCACCGAGCAGCTCGCCGACCTGACGGCGACGCGCAAGGACCTGCTCACGATCATCGACGACCTCGACCGCACCATGCAGGGCGTGTTCGCGGCCGCGTTCGAGGACACGCGCCAGGCGTTCGACCGCGTCTTCCCGATCCTCTTCCCGGGCGGCACCGGCAGCATCCACCTCACCGACCCGGACGACCTCCTCACCACGGGCATCGAGGTCAGCGTGCGTCCGGCGGGCAAGCGCATCGAGCGCCTGTCGCTGCTGTCCGGCGGCGAGCGATCGCTCGCTGCGGTGGCCCTGCTCATCGCGATCTTCACCGCCCGGCCGAGCCCGTTCTACATCATGGACGAGGTGGAGGCGGCCCTCGACGACGCCAACCTCGGCCGCCTGCTCACGATCCTCGAGCAGCTCCGCGACACGTCGCAGCTCATCGTCATCACGCACCAGAAGCGCACCATGGAGATCGCCGACGCCCTCTACGGCGTCTCGATGCGGCAGGACGGCGTGAGCGCCGTGGTCGGCCAGCGGGTGAGCCGCGAGCCGCGTCCCGCGACGCCGACCGCGGGATCCGACGACGCCCCGTCCGTCGCCGCCGCCCACGACGCGTCCCCGGCTCCCGCCGACGCCCCGGAGGAGCGGGCGGCCTCCTGACCCGCGGCTACGCTGGGCACATGGCAGCCCGCACCCCCTGGTCCCTCTCCGGCGCGCTCCGCGGCATGTTCGCGAAGCCGACGATCGACGAGACCACGTGGGACGACCTCGAGACCGCCCTCATCACCGCGGACTTCGGGCCCGACGTCACCGAGGCCACCATCGATGACCTCCGCCAGAAGGTCGAGCGCTACCGCACGACCGACCCGCGCGACCTCCAGCGCATGCTCCGCGAGAGCATCGAGGAGCGCCTGGCGAAGCACGACCCCACGCTCAAGCTCAGCGCGCGCCCCGCCGTGATCCTCGTGGTCGGCGTCAACGGCGTCGGCAAGACCACCACCATCGGCAAGTTCGCGAAGTTCCTCCGCAACTACGGCCGCACGGTCGTCGTGGGCGCGGCGGACACGTTCCGCGCCGCGGCCGTCGACCAGCTCGCGACCTGGGCCGAGCGCGCGGGCGTCGAGATCGTGCGCCCGCAGCAGCCCGGGCAGGATCCCGCGAGCGTCGCCTTCCAGACCGTCGAGCACGCGATGCGCACGGGCACCGAGATGGTCATCATCGACACGGCCGGCCGCCTGCACACCAAGGGCGGCCTCATGGACGAGCTGTCGAAGATCCGCCGCGTGGTCGAGAAGCAGTCGCCCATCGCCGAGGTGCTCCTCGTCCTCGACGCGACGACCGGCCAGAACGGGCTCGCGCAGGCGCAGGCGTTCATCGAGCACGGCGGCGTCACGGGCCTCGTCATCACGAAGCTCGACGGATCCGCCAAGGGCGGCTTCATCCTCAACGTGCAGGAGCGCACGGGCATCCCCATCAAGCTCATCGGCCAGGGCGAGGGCATCGGCGACCTCACCGGCTTCACGCCCCACGTCTTCGCCCAGAACCTCGTCGGCTGACCCGACGCCGTCCGGGCGCAGGACCTCGCCGGCCCCCACGTGTCCGCGCAGGACCTGGTCGGCTGACCCGGGCCTGGCCCGACCGCGCTCCGGCGCCGGTTAAGCTGGACCCACCATGGCTACCTTCGGAACACTCTCGGACCGCCTCGCCGAGACCTTCAAGAACCTGCGCGGCAAGGGCAAGCTCAGCGCCGCCGACGTCGACGGCACCGTCCGCGAGATCCGCCGCGCGCTGCTCGAGGCCGACGTCGCGCTCGACGTCGTCAAGGCGTTCACCGCGTCCGTCCGCGAGCGCGCCCTCGGCGGCGAGGTCAGCCAGGCGCTGAACCCCGCCCAGCAGGTCGTGCAGATCGTCAACGAGGAGCTCGTCGCGATCCTCGGCGGCGAGCAGCGCCGCATCCAGTTCGCGAAGCGCCCGCCGACGGTCATCATGCTCGCCGGCCTGCAGGGCGCGGGCAAGACGACCCTCGCCGGCAAGCTCGGCAAGTGGCTCGCCAAGGACGGCCACACGCCCATGCTCGTCGCGGCCGACCTCCAGCGCCCCAACGCCGTGCAGCAGCTGCAGGTCGTCGGCGAGCAGGCCGGCGTCCCCGTCTTCGCGCCCGAGCCCGGCAACGGCCGCGGCAACCCCGTCCGCGTCGCCAAGGACGCGATGAAGCACGCGGTCGACAAGCAGTACAGCGTCGTCATCATCGACACGGCCGGCCGCCTCGGCGTCGACCAGGAGCTGATGAAGCAGGCCGCGGACATCCGCAAGGCCACCGACCCCGACGAGGTCCTCTTCGTCATCGACGCCATGATCGGCCAGGACGCGGTCGCGACCGCCAAGGCCTTCCAGGACGGCGTCGACTTCACGGGCGTCGTGCTCTCCAAGCTCGACGGCGACGCGCGCGGAGGCGCGGCCCTCTCGGTCGCCTCCGTCACCGGCCGCCCGATCATGTTCGCGTCCACGGGCGAGGGCCTCGACGACTTCGAGCCCTTCCACCCCGACCGCATGGCGAGCCGCATCCTCGACCTCGGCGACATCCTCACCCTCATCGAGCAGGCCCAGCAGGCCTTCGACGAGGAGGAGGCCATGGAGGTCGCCGCGAAGCTCGCGAGCGACACCTTCACGCTCGACGACTTCCTCAAGCAGATGCAGCAGCTGCGCGGCAAGGGCTCCATCAAGAAGATGATGGGCATGCTGCCCGGCATGGGCGCCATGAAGGAGCAGTTGGAGAACTTCGACGAGAAGGAGATCGTCCGCACGGAGGCGATCATCCAGTCGATGACCAAGGCCGAGCGCCAGAACCCGAAGCTCCTCAACGGCTCGCGCCGCCTGCGCATCGCGCGCGGATCCGGCATGACCGTCACCGACGTCAACGGCCTCGTGCAGCGCTTCGAGCAGGCCTCGAAGATGATGCGCACGGTCGCCCGCGGCGGCATGCCGCAGATCCCCGGCATGGGCCCGATGCCCGGCGCCCACTCGAGCCGCAAGCCCGTGCAGCAGAAGAAGAAGGGCTCGAAGTCAGGCAACCCGGCCAAGCGCGCGCAGGAGAACGCGGCGCTCGCGTCCGGCCAGCGCATCGGCGGCCCCACGGCCCCCGCGGGCTCCGGCTTCGGCCTGGCCGGTGCGGCGAAGGGCGGCCAGGACGGCGCCCCGAGCGAGGAGGAGCTCGCCTCGCTGCAGAAGTTCCTCGGGCGCTGACCCGGCGCTCCCGCACCGCCCTCGACGGCGTCCTCCCCGCGGGGAGGGCGCCGTCGTCGCATGCCCTCGACGCGCGGGGCGCCGCGTGCCACGGTGGGATCAGCGTCGCGGCCGTCCGTCGCGGCCCGCGCGTCAGGAGCTCCCCGTGTTCGCACCCGTCGCCGCCTTCAGCGGCTTCAGCGTGGACGACGTCCCCGCCGCGCTCGCCTTCTACCGCGGCGCCCTCGGCCTGGAGGTCGAGGAGGTGCCCGAGATGGGCATGCTCCGGCTCGTGCTCCCCGGATCGGGCGCGCGCGTCCTCGTCTACCCGAAGCCGGACCACGTGCCCGCCGCGTTCACCGTCCTGAACCTCGCGGTGGAGGACGTCGAGGCCGCGGTCGTCGAGCTGAACGCGCGCGGCATCGTCACCGCGATCTACGACGGGATGCCGACGGACGCCCGCGGCATCATGCGCGGGCACGGACCCGACATCGCGTGGTTCCGCGATCCGGCCGGCAACGTCCTCTCGGTGGTGGCGGCCTGACCGGACGCGCACCCGCCCCCGCTCAGCGGACGGAGCAGCGCCCGGAGTCGACGGGCGCCGTGGCGCCGGCCTGCTGGAGCACGGGCGCGATCTCGTCGAGCGTCATGGCGTAGCCCGTCTGGGAGTCGACGGTCGAGGTCGCGAACACGAGGCCGACGACCCGGCCCTGGGCGTCGAACAGCGCGCCGCCCGAGTCGCCCGGACGGACGGTGCCGCGGACGGAGTAGATCTCCCGCGTCACCGGCTGCTCGTGCTGGATGTCGGTGCCGAGCGCCTGCATCACCTCGCGGACGCGCGCGCTGGTCGCCTGGTATGGGCCGCCGCCCGGGTAACCCGCGACGACGGCCTCGTCGGATGGGCCCAGCTCGTCGCCGAGCGCGAGCGGCGCGGCGGTGAGGCCCGGCACCGCGAGGACCGCCACGTCGCGCGCGGGATCGAACACGACCAGCTGCGCGCGCATCAGCTCGCCCGTGCCGCCGGGCTGCACGTACACCTCGTCGGATCCGGTGACGACGTGGGCGTTGGTGATCACGCGCCCGTCCTGCACGACCCAGCCGCTGCCGGCCGACGACGTGCCGCACGCGGGTGCCGAGGAGAGGATCTTCACGACGCTGCCGGCGGAGCGCCGCACCGCGTCGGGCACGTCGGCGTCGGGCGCCGCGGTGTCGGCGATGGACTCCTGCCCGTTCGCGAAGACCCGCGGGTAGCCCACGTCGTGCAGGGCGTCATCGAGCGCGGAGAGGGCGGTGCCGCTGGAGACCGGGCTGACGCGGTCGAGGGTCGCGAGGATGCGCGACGACGAGGCGAGCTGGACCGCGGGGATCACGCCGCTGGATCCGAGGAAGCCGCCGATGAACCACACCGACACGGCCCACGCGGCGAGGCCGGCCACGGCGCCGATGCCGCGGTCGAGCCCCTGCGCCGCGCCGCGCGGACGCAGCAGGCGCGTGAGCACGCTGGCGACCTGGGCGAGGATCCCGCTCACGAGCGAGGTGGTGACGAGCATCAGCAGGGCTGCGGCGACGGTCCGCATGATCCCCGTGGCCACCCCGAACTGGTCGAGGAGCGCCAGGAACGCGGGCGTGATGGCGAGGGCCAGCAGCACGCCGAGCACGATCCCGGCCAGCCCGGCGACGGTGACGATGGCCCCGCGCCGCCAGCCGGTGAGGGCCGCGACGACCGCGACGACGAGGATGACGATGTCGACGGCGGGGCTCACCTCGACAGTCTGCCCCGGCTCACCGACCGAGACCTGAGCGCAGCTCCTCGACCAGGTGCGTCACCACGGGCGCGAGCGCGCCGTCGTTCTCCTCGGCGACCCGGAGCTGCCGCTGGTAGCTCGCGCCGCCGTCGACGATGTCGAGGATCCCGGCGAGCTCGTCCCCGCAGCCGAGCTCCTCGGCGACGGGGGAGAGGCGCTCCACGAGCGCGCGCGTGTCGTCGCCGACGAGGGCCTCGTCGCCGGCCGCGTCCTGGATCACGATGGCGTCCATGCCGTACCGGGCCGCGCGCCACTTGTTCTCGCGCACGAACCACGGCTGCATCCGGGGCAGCTCCTCGCCGCGGTCGAGCGCGGCGGACATGTCGTGCACGAGGCACTGCACGAGGGCGGCCAGCGACGCGATCTCGCGCAGCGTCGAGACGCCGTCGAACACGCGCGTCTCGAGCGTTCCCCACTTCGGCGCCGGCCGGATGTCCCAGCGCAGCTCGCTGTGGTGGTCGATGACGCCGACGTGCGTCATGTCGCCCACGAGCCGCTCGTAGTCGGCCCAGGTCGTGAGGTCCGGCGGCAGCCCGGCGGTGGGCAGCTGCTGGAACATGAGCGCGCGGTTGGACGCGTATCCCGTCTCCTGCCCCGACCAGTACGGGCTCGACGCGCTGAGCGCCTGGAACCGGGGGAGGTGAACGAGCAGCGCGTTGAGGATGGGGAGCGCCTTCGCGGCGTCGTC
It encodes the following:
- a CDS encoding MarP family serine protease; amino-acid sequence: MSPAVDIVILVVAVVAALTGWRRGAIVTVAGLAGIVLGVLLALAITPAFLALLDQFGVATGIMRTVAAALLMLVTTSLVSGILAQVASVLTRLLRPRGAAQGLDRGIGAVAGLAAWAVSVWFIGGFLGSSGVIPAVQLASSSRILATLDRVSPVSSGTALSALDDALHDVGYPRVFANGQESIADTAAPDADVPDAVRRSAGSVVKILSSAPACGTSSAGSGWVVQDGRVITNAHVVTGSDEVYVQPGGTGELMRAQLVVFDPARDVAVLAVPGLTAAPLALGDELGPSDEAVVAGYPGGGPYQATSARVREVMQALGTDIQHEQPVTREIYSVRGTVRPGDSGGALFDAQGRVVGLVFATSTVDSQTGYAMTLDEIAPVLQQAGATAPVDSGRCSVR
- the ftsY gene encoding signal recognition particle-docking protein FtsY, whose amino-acid sequence is MAARTPWSLSGALRGMFAKPTIDETTWDDLETALITADFGPDVTEATIDDLRQKVERYRTTDPRDLQRMLRESIEERLAKHDPTLKLSARPAVILVVGVNGVGKTTTIGKFAKFLRNYGRTVVVGAADTFRAAAVDQLATWAERAGVEIVRPQQPGQDPASVAFQTVEHAMRTGTEMVIIDTAGRLHTKGGLMDELSKIRRVVEKQSPIAEVLLVLDATTGQNGLAQAQAFIEHGGVTGLVITKLDGSAKGGFILNVQERTGIPIKLIGQGEGIGDLTGFTPHVFAQNLVG
- a CDS encoding AAA family ATPase, producing the protein MHLKSLTLKGFKSFAQPTTFQFETGVTCVVGPNGSGKSNVVDALAWVMGEQGAKTLRGGKMEDVIFAGTSTRGPLGRAEVTLTIDNADGALPIDYSEVAIRRTLFRNGGSEYAINGTSCRLLDVQELLSDSGLGREMHVIVGQGRLDNVLRATPEERRGFIEEAAGILKHRRRKERTLRKLEGMQANLTRLNDLAGEIRRQLKPLGRQAEVARQAQTVAAVVRDARARLVADEVVGLRRALAEHTRTEEERTTERMVLQEKLDRAVLRSARIVEEQEGDEVDGARRTAFALEQVQERLRNLLSLAQQRLALLGSADDAPEAAAGTTPAQVQESRDEAERLVALIAEAEAGWASARQATAAARQALDALDEEIQAQSALVSRHDLEIAGLTGRAETAGSRLAAVRGEVLRQQNALDAARARLAAAEAERERGEAEGEADEQGGSELTRAYEDAQADVATEESAIEAVREELHARERERDALAAREQALASALDQRDGSSDLVAAGLPGVRGLLAEHVHVHPGFEAPVAAALGTLADAVLADTHEDAVAALRRAVDDDLGRVEVVVAGSGAAADAPAAAAGGPVPASSVVDAPDGVRRILAGVVIVDDLDQAVTLLDGPAAPATAITRAGEVVQAHVLRGGSGATRSKLELVAAREASAATLTGVRARIDDLQVDLAAGRERLRAARERAATALGGLREADARLAAHAERLSRSRAQAESAAAELARVQRGLDLASASVDEAVAASDAARRALDEARSRPRPVLDASGRDALVAEWEAAREAEIEARLQVETARERVRAEQERTVALERRLAAERAAAEEAARRQVIRRRQIARAASVADALPAVVRAADRSTAEARLVLARAEESRAGRNAELAALRREEAELRERLHGITEDVHGLELQIYEKRLQVSQLLERAASELGLGEEVLVAEYGPDVPVPEEAPLPPRQRPRKDAAADPDADADDGAEAVAEPVDAPAERAEPTDHGDDADADPDAAADDDTDAAPPVPTRPFDREEQRARLQSAERKLAQLGRVNPLALEEFAALEQRHLFLTEQLADLTATRKDLLTIIDDLDRTMQGVFAAAFEDTRQAFDRVFPILFPGGTGSIHLTDPDDLLTTGIEVSVRPAGKRIERLSLLSGGERSLAAVALLIAIFTARPSPFYIMDEVEAALDDANLGRLLTILEQLRDTSQLIVITHQKRTMEIADALYGVSMRQDGVSAVVGQRVSREPRPATPTAGSDDAPSVAAAHDASPAPADAPEERAAS
- the ffh gene encoding signal recognition particle protein; its protein translation is MATFGTLSDRLAETFKNLRGKGKLSAADVDGTVREIRRALLEADVALDVVKAFTASVRERALGGEVSQALNPAQQVVQIVNEELVAILGGEQRRIQFAKRPPTVIMLAGLQGAGKTTLAGKLGKWLAKDGHTPMLVAADLQRPNAVQQLQVVGEQAGVPVFAPEPGNGRGNPVRVAKDAMKHAVDKQYSVVIIDTAGRLGVDQELMKQAADIRKATDPDEVLFVIDAMIGQDAVATAKAFQDGVDFTGVVLSKLDGDARGGAALSVASVTGRPIMFASTGEGLDDFEPFHPDRMASRILDLGDILTLIEQAQQAFDEEEAMEVAAKLASDTFTLDDFLKQMQQLRGKGSIKKMMGMLPGMGAMKEQLENFDEKEIVRTEAIIQSMTKAERQNPKLLNGSRRLRIARGSGMTVTDVNGLVQRFEQASKMMRTVARGGMPQIPGMGPMPGAHSSRKPVQQKKKGSKSGNPAKRAQENAALASGQRIGGPTAPAGSGFGLAGAAKGGQDGAPSEEELASLQKFLGR
- a CDS encoding VOC family protein — its product is MFAPVAAFSGFSVDDVPAALAFYRGALGLEVEEVPEMGMLRLVLPGSGARVLVYPKPDHVPAAFTVLNLAVEDVEAAVVELNARGIVTAIYDGMPTDARGIMRGHGPDIAWFRDPAGNVLSVVAA
- a CDS encoding glutamate--cysteine ligase, whose protein sequence is MQIDFARQPPSRVGIEWELACVDRGSGELAGVAPDILRSFPHDDAHPHVTGEFLTNTVEVVSAPHARVGAAVDDLARLIERVVDVADPLGIDLMCAGTHPFSSWPDQDVTPDNERYATLLDRTRWWGRQMMIWGVHVHVGIDDAAKALPILNALLVHLPRFQALSASSPYWSGQETGYASNRALMFQQLPTAGLPPDLTTWADYERLVGDMTHVGVIDHHSELRWDIRPAPKWGTLETRVFDGVSTLREIASLAALVQCLVHDMSAALDRGEELPRMQPWFVRENKWRAARYGMDAIVIQDAAGDEALVGDDTRALVERLSPVAEELGCGDELAGILDIVDGGASYQRQLRVAEENDGALAPVVTHLVEELRSGLGR
- a CDS encoding GNAT family N-acetyltransferase — encoded protein: MPHDADDRAFAVEEVRPPTAAGAAGWDDFVALTDVVNRAQSHDLGHDAFVWLPQELIADYADVAHVRKRLYAARVDGRIVGRGLLTTWLNDPTTSDVAVSVLPEHRRQGIGRALRERVERIALEEGCRTLMGFTMHRAEANGTPIPSPTGIGAVGADDPSSRFVVDAGYRLGQTARTSALDTVAAAPTLAAHLADARRAAGDAYRVVSWVDATPEHLLDDLAVLHTRMSTDTPQGDLPQAEDAWDADRIRQAEARRASAGRTGLTTAVEHVATGRLVGFTEIAVSPSGRRSDGHAYTYQQDTLVLAEHRGHRLGMLLKVENLRLLAREAPEADRVVTWNADENRPMLAVNEALGFRHVGTSGSWLREVDAAR